The following coding sequences are from one Lipingzhangella halophila window:
- a CDS encoding glutaminyl-peptide cyclotransferase, with amino-acid sequence MAAVVVVVLPATSAPRETGPAGAASAESAERLRVDIVESYPHDPGAFTQGFELRGDSLYESTGRYEESDVRVVDWESGAVEHRVELPDTAFGEGLTLVDDTVWQLTWHEGTAFRRDAETLEETGRVSYDGEGWGLCYDDAAGHLVMSDGTDELTFRDPRTFEPLSTTVVTLDGEPLDMLNELECAGGAVWANVWQTDDIVRIDPASGIVEAVADASGLLPESDRSGADVLNGIAAVPDSDTFLLTGKLWPHAFQVEFVPR; translated from the coding sequence GTGGCCGCGGTGGTGGTGGTTGTGCTGCCCGCCACGTCGGCGCCGCGGGAGACCGGGCCGGCGGGAGCGGCAAGCGCCGAATCCGCGGAACGTCTGCGGGTGGACATCGTCGAGAGCTACCCGCACGATCCCGGGGCGTTCACGCAGGGGTTCGAGCTGCGCGGCGACTCGCTGTACGAGAGCACCGGCCGTTACGAGGAGTCCGACGTCCGCGTGGTCGACTGGGAAAGCGGTGCCGTCGAGCACCGGGTCGAGCTTCCCGACACCGCTTTCGGCGAGGGCCTCACGCTCGTTGACGACACGGTGTGGCAGCTCACCTGGCACGAAGGGACCGCGTTCCGGCGCGACGCCGAGACCCTGGAGGAGACCGGACGAGTGAGCTACGACGGTGAGGGCTGGGGGTTGTGTTACGACGACGCCGCCGGCCACCTGGTGATGAGTGACGGCACCGACGAGCTGACGTTCCGCGACCCCCGGACCTTCGAGCCGTTGTCCACCACGGTGGTAACGCTCGACGGCGAGCCCCTGGACATGCTGAACGAGCTGGAGTGCGCCGGCGGGGCGGTCTGGGCCAACGTCTGGCAGACCGACGACATCGTGCGGATCGACCCGGCCAGTGGCATCGTCGAGGCGGTCGCGGACGCGTCCGGGCTGCTCCCGGAGTCCGACCGGTCCGGCGCCGACGTCCTCAACGGCATCGCGGCGGTCCCGGACAGCGACACGTTCCTGCT
- a CDS encoding DUF4190 domain-containing protein, producing MSDPGWQRSSDPPPAINDPGWQRPSDPSSFGNDPGWQQHPGGTGGYSPPPNGAREDGSASAGYGGTSPVYRDPLDDTNGPESRVGQLSDPLNDPLGGPRTPPRSPGPGPGPDPGPDPDSLGTTRFGGSAPGSAAPPERPASGEPRDRYDDELSRPRPSRYGPESETAGPPPSAHGPPPGTPGYPDYGASAGEPGPAAGPFGASDGTRDVTGAPGGATEGGLGTGSGNTWAFSRDDYSLQDLRKAAIDAVEMQRGAPGQDAPPSQPDSGPGVGPFGDPEPRPTPPPGAGTGVPGDQPGGGYGGPMGDRYPSDSAPPGPPADDPLTALAAEQAAGRLAEQGGPEHGAGPRGSTHGTGPPAPPGEGTQAMPAVSDELGPYPRGAPGLGPDGGASGYPGEPAPQYPETGSPGYGYYPDTRPGEPADGSPGPVEGRSGAAAPPYGHEAYHAEPRNDGYGGPSGDPWSGPVAYDPGDGEYGYGGTAGRRYDDRQEEPGYDGYRGYESDQGYQDYGQSPEHGYPGPAQYQEPGEYQAYPDQGYQDYGEYGRHDGYEDYDDRSRDRRGHRDAIDADFPDFGGQPLGGAAGDPYPGYDNLDDGYWPDTDRGATTTMWLGILALVPVIGLVGAIGVFIVGPKARTRIRRSQGELEGQNLILIGTILAIVGLVLTFLGAAWGAVSFVTGG from the coding sequence GTGAGCGATCCCGGGTGGCAGCGTTCCAGTGACCCGCCACCCGCGATCAACGATCCCGGCTGGCAGCGTCCGAGCGACCCGTCGTCTTTCGGGAACGATCCCGGGTGGCAGCAGCATCCCGGGGGCACGGGAGGCTACTCGCCGCCGCCGAATGGGGCGCGCGAGGACGGGTCCGCTTCTGCCGGGTACGGCGGCACATCGCCGGTGTACCGCGACCCGCTCGACGACACCAACGGGCCGGAGTCCCGTGTCGGCCAGCTTTCCGACCCGTTGAACGATCCGCTCGGCGGGCCCCGAACGCCGCCCCGCTCGCCGGGTCCCGGCCCGGGACCCGACCCCGGGCCGGATCCCGACTCCCTTGGCACAACGCGGTTCGGCGGGAGTGCGCCGGGAAGCGCCGCTCCTCCGGAGCGTCCCGCCAGTGGTGAGCCCCGGGACCGGTATGACGACGAGCTTTCCCGCCCTCGGCCCAGCCGGTACGGCCCCGAGAGCGAAACGGCGGGACCACCGCCAAGCGCGCACGGCCCTCCCCCCGGAACCCCCGGTTACCCGGACTACGGCGCATCCGCGGGCGAGCCCGGCCCCGCGGCGGGTCCTTTCGGCGCTTCGGACGGCACGCGGGACGTGACCGGTGCGCCCGGCGGAGCCACCGAGGGTGGTCTGGGCACGGGGAGCGGCAACACCTGGGCGTTCAGCCGGGACGACTACTCCCTGCAGGATCTGCGGAAGGCCGCCATCGACGCGGTCGAGATGCAGCGCGGCGCCCCCGGCCAGGACGCTCCGCCGTCGCAGCCCGACTCCGGTCCCGGCGTCGGGCCCTTCGGCGACCCCGAGCCGCGGCCGACCCCCCCACCCGGGGCAGGCACCGGTGTTCCCGGTGACCAGCCCGGTGGCGGGTACGGCGGCCCGATGGGCGATCGGTACCCCAGCGATTCCGCGCCTCCGGGCCCACCCGCTGATGACCCGCTGACGGCACTGGCGGCCGAGCAGGCGGCGGGGAGGCTCGCCGAGCAGGGTGGCCCGGAGCACGGGGCCGGACCGCGGGGGAGCACCCACGGCACCGGGCCCCCCGCCCCACCAGGGGAGGGGACCCAGGCAATGCCGGCCGTCTCGGACGAGCTGGGGCCCTACCCTCGCGGCGCACCCGGGCTGGGCCCGGACGGCGGCGCGTCCGGTTACCCGGGCGAGCCCGCCCCGCAGTATCCCGAGACCGGATCCCCGGGATACGGGTACTATCCCGACACCCGTCCCGGCGAGCCCGCCGACGGCTCGCCAGGCCCGGTCGAGGGGCGTTCCGGGGCAGCCGCGCCGCCGTACGGCCATGAGGCCTATCACGCGGAGCCCCGAAACGACGGCTACGGCGGTCCCTCCGGTGACCCGTGGAGCGGTCCGGTGGCTTACGACCCCGGCGACGGCGAGTACGGCTATGGCGGTACCGCCGGGCGCCGTTACGACGACAGGCAGGAGGAGCCCGGCTACGACGGGTACCGGGGCTACGAGAGCGATCAGGGCTACCAGGACTACGGCCAGTCCCCCGAGCACGGCTACCCGGGGCCCGCGCAGTACCAGGAGCCCGGCGAATACCAGGCCTACCCCGATCAGGGCTACCAGGACTACGGCGAGTACGGCCGGCACGACGGGTACGAGGACTACGACGACCGTTCGCGGGACCGCCGCGGCCACCGCGACGCCATCGACGCGGACTTTCCGGACTTCGGCGGACAGCCGCTCGGCGGTGCGGCGGGCGATCCGTACCCGGGGTACGACAACCTCGACGACGGATACTGGCCCGACACCGACCGCGGGGCGACGACCACCATGTGGCTCGGGATTCTCGCCCTGGTTCCGGTGATCGGCCTCGTCGGGGCGATCGGGGTGTTCATCGTCGGGCCGAAGGCCCGTACCCGGATCCGCCGGTCGCAGGGAGAGCTGGAAGGCCAGAACCTGATCTTGATCGGCACGATCCTGGCGATCGTCGGGCTCGTGCTCACGTTCCTCGGCGCGGCGTGGGGCGCGGTGTCCTTCGTGACCGGGGGATAA